The genomic segment tcttgccctactgtttcaatATTGCCCTagtgtctctatcttgtcctagtgtctccatcttgacctacatttgtcatcttgccctactgtctctatcttgaaATTTTGTCTCCATTTTGAgctatactttttattttgccctactgtctctatcttgccttaTTGTTTCCATCtgaccctactgtctccatcctagcctactgtccccatcttgccctactatctttaTCTTGTTCTACTAAAATCATCTTGAACtattgtctccatcatgccctactttCACCATCTTTTAGCAACTGTTGCCATCTTGATTTGCTGTCTCCATCCTCCCTACTTTCACCACCATGCACAACtttttccatcttgctctactatttTGCCATACGCCTTTAATTTTTTACACTCTGAATATTAGTGGGTTGTCTGGGTTTACTgagtaatgagcaatttcaaaatatcttaAGCTGGTCAACTTCTTGAAGTTTCCCTGGTACCCTAAAATTAATTGGATGTGGGGTCCTGTTTcatctagttacacccctgctgacTTTACTGGGCTTGTGCCAGCTGGGGCTAAGCAAAAGCAAAGCAGGGCTGGTATCATTTCATTCCTATTACAGGCTGAGTTTAGCTTCTGATGATACATGCACTGCTTTAAGAACAGGCATCAAGCCAGTAATGTTTTGTagcccaataaatgtttttttatttctaaaagcaGAGAAGAGACTTTTGGTGTTTGCAGAACATCAACCAACCCAAGCATCAGTGATGGGGAGGaggcagcctgaaggccagttaggatgagatttggggtagATGCTTATTTGCTCTTCTAAAAACTCTTGCAAACCCACCCTAAAAGTCACTTAGGCTTAGAAATAGAGTGAACATTGAATGCTGATTGGCTATGATAAGTCATTCCCCTACAGGTAGGTTAATGAATGAATGCCATTGCAGTGGATAGCACTCCCAACTCCCCTCTGTCTATCTGTGGTTGAACATTTGCAGATTGGATCACAGTTGTGCCCATTGATGCACCTTCTTGGAGGTTGGCAAGTTATACATGCAACCATTCCCTTAGATGTTGGGATTTGGTGAAAGAGGGAGGTCACAATTGAGTGTAGCCTTTGAAGTCAGTGACTGATATAATTGAATCCCCTGTAGGTGAACCAGTGCATGGGTCTTGTGTAGGGTAACTACATTTCACTTATATGGGGTCTATTTTTAGTGAAGTTATTGCACCTTTAttcaggggtgctccgccaatgaggcaagttgaggctgtcgcctcaggcagcagtgccccactaggtaccaggggcagcaaaaatgctgctcctggtactttaagagcgaatttctggggtagggggggcagcagcaactgctgctgcctcaggcggcggaggggccaggatcacccctgccttTATTCTACACTGCAATGGTAGAACTACACCCAAATCTGAAACTATTGAACATTTTACCGGGAAGTCCCTAGAAAATGGGAATGAATGCTGATGTGCTGTGATCTAGCTTGAGATGTACTGAGAGAACATGTGCTACTGCCTCTCGTGCATCCCCTGCCCTACAGCATTTCATTGTACACTACTAGCCAAAAATACAGTCACAATGTAACCCACCTGTTCCTCTAGCCTGCGAAAGCGCTCGAAGAATGGTTTTCTCTGCTCCAGAACCCGGGTCTGTTCTAGGAGGACACCCTGGAGACAGAAAGCGGTCAGGACCACTATCCGGAACATGGCGATTGAAGGACAGTTGTTGGCTTGTAGAAAACAAGGACCAAGAAGTGTCAGGGTGTCTGTAAGTCACTTAGTTCAGCACATGGCGCAGTTGCTGTGCACAGTTCCTCCAGCTTCTCACTGTATTTAATTCAGGGCTCTAGATTCTCAATTTTAATTTAACTGCTCCGGTTTCTTTGCAGTTTCATTATTTTCCAGGGTCATCTAAAGATCTTTCCACTTTCAGCAGATCATTCTCCCATTCAACATCTCCTTTTCTCAATAGGTACTTGATGATGTTGTCCAAATACCTTAATAACGTACTGTACTCACTGATGTCTCCTACCAATTAGCAAAACTGCCTCCTCTCTCCAGTTCCTCTGCCCAACTGATTCCTAAATCTCTCCCCACTCCCCCTACCCCAAGTAGTGGATGGTTTGGTCCACAAATAGATGAGTTCTGCAGACTCCTGGAGTATTCTTGATGAGCCAATTTTAGCTGCAAGGAAAATATCTCGCTCGGGAGGCTCCAGTAAAAAATGATATTTGTGGGACACTCTGTCATTCTAACTTTCTTATTTTAACTCTTCTATGTCCGGCTGGTGTAGATTACAGCTCTGAATCTTTGCTGTAGCACCTTCAACTCTATTTTACTCCTACAGAGTAAATATTTACAATACCAGTTTGCAAGTAAGGTTTATATACCATTCATATTTAAGGGAAGACAACTGATAtcaatgaaatatatttaagttaTATTTAATTGAAAGTATGACAATGCTGCTCAATCTACATATGGCGAACATGTTGTTTATTGCACATTTGTGAAGCTGTAAAAATCAGTACAGGTGTTGAGATTGACAAATCATCACCTGTGGAATATGGAAGAATAAAAGGGGTTGTGTTCACtggggatggaaaagtcagaacaGGTGTTGAGATTGATAAATCATCATCTGTGGAATATTGTAGGGACTCTAAGTGAACTTTATGTTCAGGAAGAAGGAGAAGGGAGAGGACGAGGAGCCTGTGAAGTTTTGGTAGAGCAAAAAGTCTGAGTAAAATATTAGTAATTTTccctgaattaaaggagaaggaaagttaccaaggcagtttattgccaatagagtagccacgatagtgcaaactataacactatatttattctgtagaatgctttaccatacccgagtaaacagctctagatgttctgtttgtttaggatagcaactgccattttggcttggtgtgacatcacttcctgcctgaatctctttctgctcactcatagttctgggctcagattacagcagagaaagggggaagagcaaactgagcatgctcaagccctagccctggaggtttaagatgaaaacaggaagtctgatacagaagcccatgagtacacaatagaagggaagaaatgctgtgtttcttttgacagaggactcagagcagcattactttgagggtttactggtgtatttatatagacctttctgataaagcttacttagttttagccgtcccttctcctttaagttgctcTAATACTGGCTGAGGCCTGGTCAAAAACAGGTTGTTGAGGTATTCAGTGTCAGAGTTCCGTGGGCCAGTCTGTTCTGGTGTCAGAAGAATACATTTTACTCTTTCAGTTCTTTTATTGTATGAATAGAAAAGTACCTGTTTGTAGAAAAcgctgctgtgaataaaacacagacgAGCACTTGGTTGAAGTTAAACACATATAAAATGAACTCCAACTcatactctatctatctatctatctatctatctatctatctatctatctatctatctatctatctatctatctatcatctatctatctatcatctctctctctctctctctctctctctctctatctatgtatatattatctatctatctatctatctatccatccatccatccatccatccatccatccatccatctatctatctatctatttatctatctatctatcatctatctacatattatctatctctctatctttctatctatctctctctctctctctctctctctctctatctatcgtaTATAATGTGAGTTAGTTACTGCGCTTTAGCTcagcccctttagtaaatctgtcacATTCTAGCTGAAAATGGCATCCTAATTTAGCGCCAGTCTATGCCCTCTGCCCGTAGCTCGTCTAGACTTCAACTTGTAAAAAACAGCAGGCTCGGGGGGGGGGCGAAGACAATAAAACCACAAACACTTTCTTTTCATCTGTTACCATAaatcaatttattttgtttttttcttaagagcaaaaaaataaatatataaattttatacACAGGAAAAGAAAAACACCTTTTGAAGAAAATATAGTTCATCTCTGAATAGAGACTATCAGTTTTCCAAGTCTTTCTGGTTAAAGTGTGGATAGAAGTGGATAGTTACTGATGGCCTGGAAATGTGCCCCCACTAGTGCCCATCCTGGTAGGTGACATTAGCCCGATTAATATTTTCAGTACAGACTTCAAATTACACTGACCCTGCTAATTAGTTACCAATGGAAAACCCAGTGCTGCAACAGTGACACCCAGTGGCCATTCCCTGGTATTTCTCTAACGCTAATGGCGAGAAGTTCCCAGAGGTAGAAACCCCACCCACAGTTAAAAGGAagcttcacctttaaggtaacatttagggggttatttatcaaaatccgaattgatAATATTTTCTGAAACATCCTCCAAACAAAttcgcacgggttatttcccttatttatcaatacatttttacgaacaattccagtgcgggaaaaaaatcgtaCAAAAATTCGAAACatactaatttttcagatttttgcccaaaaacgacAAAATCTTCttatttttgcacgaaacccagcgcagatcaggatatcgtcAGGACTtctattgatttatatacaacctcgggcAGGttggagatgccggattttcaatttcagacttttttccatacttggggtataattaatcacaaaaaaaatgaaagtttttttttccactaaaaattcagattttatagtaaaaaaaactagaattttttgagtttcggacttataataaataacccccttagtatgttatagaacggctaaatcgaagcaacttttcaattggcattcttttttttttttaatagtttttgaacgatttaccttctgactctttccagctttcaaatgggggtcactggccccatctaaaaaacaaatgctctgtaaggctacaaatgtattgttatcgctactttttattactcttctttctattgaggccctccACTATTCATATTTAAACcattacatggttgctagggtaatttggaccctagcaaccagatggctgaaattacaaactagagagctgctgaataaaaagctaaataactcagaaaccagaaataatagaaaatgaaaatcaattgctaatggtctcagaatatcactctctgcatcataccaaggggcacatttattaagggtcgaatattgagggttaattaaccctcaaattcgaccctcgaggtaaaacccttcgacttcgaatatcgaagtcgaaggatttaccgcaaatcctacgatcaaatgaaaaatccttcgaatcgaacgattcaaaggattttaatccatcgatcgaaggattttccttccatcaaaaaaaccttagcaaagtaatggggaaggttcccataggctaacattgtacctcggtaggtttaaactaccaaagtaggtagtcaaagttttttttaaagagacagtacttagactatcgaatggtcgaatagtcaaacgatttttagtttgaatcgttcaaatcgaagtcgtagtcgaaggtcgtaatagcctattcgatgatcgaagtaccgaaattcgacgtttttttacttcgaatccttcactcaagcttagtaaatgggcccctaaaagttaatttaaaggtgaacaaccctctaAAGACTCTGATAGGGAATAGGGAACCTCAGCTTCATCCAAATGATGGTACATTAATCTGAGTGGCCAATCGGGGAGCAGTTTGGGGCACAGAAGTACTATAATGGGTTATTATGAATATTGAAATGATAATTGAGAGTAATGTGTGACCTACAAGGGTTAGAGGCCATTGAAATTGTGCCACAGGCCTGAATGTTCCGACACACGTCAAGAGCTGGACAGGAGAGCTGCTGTTGTTTTGTGTTTTGTAAGTGCATCTTGTTGTGACTTTGTTGACGCAGACAATATCACCCCCAGCGAGAGTTGTGCCAGGATCCTGTGAGCCTACAGTACAGTATTTAGAAAAAgccctttaaaaacataaataacattgGTCTGAAAGAAAAAACGGCACCTCTTAACATGAGCGCAGGCATTTAGCGCCTATACACAGTGTGAGACTATTTGTATATAAGCGCAGgcggtacatacagtatgtagcccCCAGAGTTGAACTCACTGCCCCTAAGAGGAGTTTGTGCTTTCACTATGTCCTCCCCATAAAGTGCATGCGTCCTTATAGTCTGCTGCTAacatgcaactcccagcagcccctggcaGTACACTGCACTAGACTGAAAGCTCTTTGGGAGGTAGATGGCCTTGTGCTTCCCCTGTATTGTATACCTGTAACATATGtaaatccctatatatatatatgtatatgtacacaTTCCCACATTAAACACAAATGAAatatccagggttggactgggaagGCGGGACACTGGGATAAAAACCGGCGGACCCTGCCGACCCCCAGGCTGCTCCCTGACCTCCTCTACTGGCCCCAACTGGTTGGAGGGGTGGTGGAGGGCAGTTGCTCCTGCGGTGGGGTGTCTCGGGGACCCTGGTGGGTGCTggacccccagtccgatgctggaaATATCCTGCAGAGTTTGGTTTCTATAAGCCCTTTTAGCAGGACCTCTTGTATTGgtaattggtgtttttttcggTGACTTGCAGAACATGTTGGCGTTTCataaatacatgttcataataataagtAATACAGCCAACCTTAACATAATCTAGGTGCCCTGACTTACCAGAGCCTCATTATAAGACTCATCACCGAGGTTGGGGATGAAACAATGACTTTCTGGTGGCCTCTAAACTCAAACTGGCAACCCTACagccagggtcgaactgggccaaCAGGCAGAAGCCCTGATAGgacctggacaccccagtctgacgctgcctACAACCATCACCAGCCTGTAGTGAGATCAATAAGGTTCACTACTAGTGAACACTGAAGGTACACGAACACTTACATATAGTGCAACATACAGTCTAGTAGACACCCTAGTTTAGGTCCCAAAGACCAAAGTGGGTCAAGACTGAGTACCCAGACTGTTAGTAGTGTTGTGGGCCTGAGTCTGAGATGAGAACAAGGCCACCTGAAGACCATCATGATGACAAACATTTTAGAAGTTTTGGTTGGTCTTGCCTGTTTCTTGCAGGTGGTCTTTATTGTCCAAGGCTGTGACAGCAGCACCAAGACCAATGTCATGTAGCACAGCACTGTCAGATGGGGTGTCAAATGTGACATCATGGAGGCTCACGCCCTCAAAAGAATTGCGACCCACCAAACGTTGGGTTGACGCTGGATTGTGTAGCCACCAGAGAGGGTGAGCCACTCACCAATTACAACATTGCTCAGCAATAATGATCCTAAAcaatgcaccattttttttttgcatttgcgcTATAGAAATAGGTAACTTGGAGCACCCTACACATGCTCCTCGAGCCCTTTTTTGATAGTAAAGTTAACTGTAGTTCGACTGCAATCTAAACCTATAGCAAAGAGTATTATGaagcatacataaatatatatacatgtatcatAAAGGGAACTCAAGCAGTTAGGGTACCGCAACTTGAAATGGAACCTATGAGAATTAATAGCAGCAGAGTTCTATTGGTTAGTGTATTCAAGCTGCCTGGTATAGTCACTCACAGTCAGTGCTTTTAGGGCTTGTGGGCTGCTCTCCTACCTTGGTCAGGAAACAGGACCTGGCCTGGTGAGGAACTCCAACTCAGCCAGGTAAAAATACTGCATGGATTTCATACATCTCCAGCTGAAACACCAACGCATTAGTGAATAACTTCTCTACATAAGTGCAACGTGCAGGCTTTGCATTAGACAAGAAGTGAGGTTCTCCTTAGGTTTCAAGTACATACACCAATGACTACATTCTCTAGAAAGATGTAGGGATGGTATTGAGGGATATCAACACTATGGTCCCTCCCATTGGCCAGAGAGAGTATAAAGAGAGATATAGACAAGGATAGGTCAAGGTGCTCTACATCTACATCTTCCAGCCAACAAAGTTTGAGAAAAGCTGCTAGTAGACCAGAGGTGTCCTACAGAAATCCAAGAGCATGCACAATTATATAGAGCTATAACGGGTTTAAATGAACACGGCATTGAGGTCTAAGAGGTCTAATAAGGCAGAGCAGTGAGGTGCATTATGGAGTCTACAGTCACCCGAAATAAGAAACGATCATGTGGCTAGTTCAGCCCATTCTCTAGGTGTCTCAGGGTTGGATGAACTGTGCAACCTACTGCAATGAATAAAGGAAAAAGTCGTGTGACTGGTTCAGCCCATTCTCTATGTGCCCTAGGGTTGGGTGAACAGAGCAACCTACTGCAATGAATAAAGGCAACCTCTACAAGAGGCTTTAGAAAGGTCTCTTTAAAAGACATTCTGATATAAGGTGGTCTCCTATTCAATTCTAGTGGTCTCGGTACTTCTGTCAGGTGGAAGTTAAGAACAATTCCATACGCTTCTTTGGTTAAAGTGTTAATCTGTGACACGAATGTAACTTGTCCTGTGTCCTGCATTGAAGACACGAAGAGACGCGGAGGATAAAGTTCCCCGCGCTGATACAGCCCAAATCTGTGCTGGAGCAACTCTGATGGAGCTGCTTCTCCAGTCCTAGTAACACTAGATGCTCAGTTGTGCCATGAAGTGAGACAAGATGGCCACCAGGGACCTTGTCATCTACAGTGAAGATAAGGCCAATCGTGGGCACATGGACCAAAACACAAGGGGCGCCGACCCCCGAACTGTTTGTTATCTGGAGATCAGGGAGCTGCTATGAGACTTGTTTGAGGAGTTGGTGACTCCACTTAGCTGAGAGAAGCCACTGCAGGACTCCAGGCTGGACATGGAACCCCTAAGGAAACCAACGGGAGACAGTTAGAGAAAACAGAATATATAAACATGTCAACCAATTTGCTGCCACTGAATGTAGCCTGTTCTGAGGGAGCTTCCATGATTGCTCCAGTGAGTAAATGACCTCTAAATGCTTCAACAAGACATTTCACTTTCTGTTATTTCACTAGGGGAACCCTGGAAACATCTGCTGTCTGAACTGGTCATTAATTGTCATATATTTGTCCAAGCAACATGCaagtatttgccttcctcttctcccTCTCAAATGGGAGGTCCGCTGACCCTGGCAGTCAAAAAACGATGgttctttgaggctacaattttattattgttattgctactttttattacttatctttgtagTCAGTCTCCCTCCTATTCATACACCACTCTCTCATTTAtgacactgcctggttgctatggtaaattggactaaagcaaccagagtgctgctgaaactgcaaactcgggagctaattgcaaattgtcttagaatatcgctgtttatatcatactaaaagttgagttAAAGGTAAGTGACCCCTTTAAAACCAGTGCTTTATCTTCTAAGGATACATGAACTGTGTGAGAGGGTATGCTACATCTCCCGTGGGTAGCCATTGGACCTACAAAAAAAGTGATAAAAGTGAAACGATTATATTCAACCCACCTGAAATCCTCGGAGGCCAGAACCTCGAAGTAATACATAAGTTTGCACTTGTGACTTGAGCCCTGGAGAGACGCCAACACGTCGTCGACCCGAGCCATGCTGGAGCCGGAGGCAGAACTGTGCATCTTCCATTGCAGGATGTAGATCCCTGGCCAGCGAGTGACGTGTGAGCCCTGGGGCAAGGACAGATATTTGGGTAAGGCCACACATAGTAATGAGACTCTCAGTCCCCCAAAACCCCATAATATCACCACAGCAGCCTGTGATACGCTCCCTACAGACCTGAATACTTTCCCCCTCTCTGCAGACTAACGGAGCCTGAACTCTGCTGTAATCGACTCCAAAGGTCCAGTTTTTGTCAATCAGCTGCACGTTGCTGGACGGGGTGCTCACGGCCGTCGGGGCCAGCTCTCTCTGGCGCATATCTGGGGCTCGCTTGGAGTGAAAGAGGCTGAAAACAACATCTCCTCGCAGGATGTCAAAGTCCCACGTGATAACCGACTCTTCCTCTAGGATCTCAACAATGATCTACAACACAAGAACATTCGCTTCATTTATACATGCAATAATACTGGAGGATGGCTTCAACCAATCAGCATGCAGTCAGTAACAAGGTGAATGACATGGCTCAATAAGGCGAGCAGTGGGTGGAAAGGAGAAGAATAAGGACACACAGATGGATGGAGGGTTATAATGGTGGTGGAGAGGCATGGTGGAAGTAGGAAAGCAGGGCAAGGGGGTGTTACAATTGCTGGAGGGATGGAGAGGTACAATGAAAGCATGGAGTTCTGAAATCCAACAGAACGATTAACAATAACCAGGTTGTGGTGGCAAAGGTGCTGTACTCTATTGGCGCAGTTTCACACCTCGTGTGGCGCTCCTTTCCAGACACAGGTCGACTGGTAAATGGTTTCTGTCCAGAGCCGTATGTGATCGGACATTTCTGCGTCCTCTTCAGACTGGTACAGTGACTTTGAGACGAGTCCACCCTCGGGAATGTTACACTGCAGAACAGTAACATGACAACATTGCAATAGGGAGATTTTAAGGGGAAGTAAACCAAAGAAGCCTCCCATTTATGGGAGTTTGGGAGCAGCGGTTCCCCCCATGCAAGATTTGGTTTGGGTTTCACCAGATTTACTAGCAAGCATATCAGCAGTGACTGAAGGTCTTAAAATACTTGAATAAATGAAGGTAGAAAGGGTAGAGGAACCTTACCATGCACTCTCCCCCGAGGAAATCCGGGATTATCTCTTTGTCCAGATAGTCAGCAATGCCGCCTGGTCCCTGGTAGTTGTTTCCGCTGTATATAAGAAATTTTTGCCTGGAGTTCTCATTAATGAACGGACTGACCTAAAACAAAACGTGGGGGATAATAGCTTCATGTCACTACCTCCCAGCACCCGTATTGCATTTTTGGTATGTTAGCTGTAGTTATGCATTGACATGAGTGATGTTGGCCCAAAACCTGTTGTGTGGATTGGAGCTGAGAAACCAGGCAGGGAATGTTTTGTGTTCTATTTTTGTCACATACCAGGGTCCACAGAACAGGGAACACGCGTGGGGCCCGTACAATCAGCAGCCTCcccaaggtttctggataattagcCTCCACAACCTCGATGATTCTTAGCAAGGCTTTTACACCAGGCCTCCAGAGATGCCTCATGTTGAGGCCTTCAAGATCCACCAGGCAGGTCCATGACCTGAGGAACAGACAGAAAAGCCACTTTAGACAATTCGACCACCTGTCTAGGCTCATAGTCacataagcacaaaaaaacaacttACCAGATGGGCCGGCCAAACAGATGAGTGCTCTCCTCACAGCGTTTCTGTCCTTCTTCATTAATGGAGAGAACCTGCAACATAATGCAATAGGTTAAGGCTTAGACTGGGTGATGCAAAGTGTCTTCTCTTAGTGGTACAGCTTTTACTAGAGGAGGAAAACTCACGAAATTTGCTATTGGTGGGTtcatgccttaaggtggccatggacgTAGAGATTTGcccgtttggcgacatctctccCAATAGCCCCACATTGAAGtggccaatatcgggctgatccgatcatgggccctagggacggacggtcggattgcgggaccacataaaCTCACAGATGCGATTTTTTAAactgcccgatcaagatctgcctgactctcggccagatattgatcgggaaagcccgtcggagagccccacacacgggccaataagctgccaactcggtctgtcggcagcttttttcGGCCAGTGTTCTAgtgcattatatacaatatactaaGCGAAAGTAAAGTGCCATTGGGTACATCGAGGAGGTGtataataaagtgaataaagtaccccctattgtgaaatataaggatattagaattcaggAGTGCCCATGCTTTACTAATACGAGGTctgcttttagtgatgatgtcccgttatgatctacatccataaaagcattgttagaattctgttccattgaaaatattacttaaatattgatttatgtgaAAATGCATAATGTTATATTTCACAAACAcccatttcttatgtaaccttaacataataattatctgaatgaaaagcatgaaacaggagggtgaattagtcaagttgtttgttgacagtgtcttgagatctactgatcaccagctaaaggtctactggtagatccccatctacctcTCGGACACCCCTGGTATAAGTCACCGAgcagttccatgatcatataaagtggtttttatacaggtcatggaattccaaggttacatctaatatcctcatattttccaacagggggtactttatttattataatacacaagttgtagtgagtcatgtgacaaaaatgacatcactacacaccgtttataactgatgacatcactagtcaccatttataaggatattatttacagattttcatgtcttttgtgtattataaagagatACAAGAACCCCTTTGGAAGGTGTACCAGTTGTACCACACACTTACATGCCGCAAGATGGCTTCCTCCCCGAGCGCTTTCACCAAACCTTTTGTGTCGACCTGCCCCAAGCGCAAGATATACAGAGGCCGCCCATCTGAAAGGGAAAGATCAAACAGTTAGACCTGCTTCCTGGTATGAGACCATGCATTGCAAGTCTATTCTGACATATCCAGGGTGAAGGCCTTCTTGGGTCTTGTTGGCTTGAGGACAATTTAGCAGCTTCATCCCCAGTCACGTCTTTATAGAGTTAAGTTGGATTGTTCAGCAGtgacaataataaatatatataacagtccaATAAGGGTCAGCATTCTCGCCATGTAAATacttgtgggtgcttggtcaattatTCAATCATATAGACTTCCAAGATGGACCAGCAAACCttaatgtaaatgatttttattatttcattgctGTACATCCAACGTTCCGGCCAACATCGGGGGCCTTTTTCGAGGATAAAAGTGATAGCGTTACACATTATATACCTTAATTCCCCCTCTAAATAGGCGCCAAAATGACATCATTGCGACCTAATACCAACACTCggtgtatatttttaattaataccCAAGcgccttgaatatcctgtaaattacatccttataaacggtgcttagtgatgtcattggttataatcggagcttagtgatgtcattggttataatcagagcttagtgatgtcatttctgtcacatgactccctaaaacttgtgtattataataaataaaaatatgaggatattagaagttgccttgaagttccatgacctgtataaaaacactcggcctttggcctcgtccTTTTATATGTTAATGgtactcctctgtgacttataatatccgtatattttacaataggggctactttattcactatataaacactaACTGGTCATTTAACCCTCTTGGTGCCAAACAATCCAGCTCGTGGATCCAGAAAgcctctctttttaaaaaaaaccttatcatAGTCACCTCCTATCTGTTCAGAATATGCCCAACTGGCATATACCTAAATGTCTCTGGCCTATGTCTGGCCTCTGCCCAATGTT from the Xenopus laevis strain J_2021 chromosome 9_10L, Xenopus_laevis_v10.1, whole genome shotgun sequence genome contains:
- the LOC108701700 gene encoding SEC14-like protein 5 isoform X1; the encoded protein is MVQKYQSPVRVYKFPFELVMAAYEKRFPTCPQIPVFLGSDILQEHKSEDGSIHMVERSCKLNVDAPRLLKKIAGVEFVYFIQKNTVNWKDRTLVIEAHNETFSSRVLVNETCSYSVHPENEEWTCFEQTASLDIKSFFGFESTVEKIAMKQYTANIKRGKEVIEFYLNELISQGITHLPKWTPGLSAGWHPVQACRSGIPCSNQAEQVASQGPCKGETGSHGLVAEPSTPETDKLEADYIERYLGQLTPMQESALIHLRQWLQETHKGKSEAGEWKPEKIPKDEHILRFLRARDFNMEKAREMLCQSLSWRKQHQVDYILQNWRPPRVLEEYYAGGWHYHDKDGRPLYILRLGQVDTKGLVKALGEEAILRHVLSINEEGQKRCEESTHLFGRPIWSWTCLVDLEGLNMRHLWRPGVKALLRIIEVVEANYPETLGRLLIVRAPRVFPVLWTLVSPFINENSRQKFLIYSGNNYQGPGGIADYLDKEIIPDFLGGECMCNIPEGGLVSKSLYQSEEDAEMSDHIRLWTETIYQSTCVWKGAPHEIIVEILEEESVITWDFDILRGDVVFSLFHSKRAPDMRQRELAPTAVSTPSSNVQLIDKNWTFGVDYSRVQAPLVCREGESIQGSHVTRWPGIYILQWKMHSSASGSSMARVDDVLASLQGSSHKCKLMYYFEVLASEDFRGSMSSLESCSGFSQLSGVTNSSNKSHSSSLISR
- the LOC108701700 gene encoding SEC14-like protein 5 isoform X2, which encodes MVQKYQSPVRVYKFPFELVMAAYEKRFPTCPQIPVFLGSDILQEHKSEDGSIHMVERSCKLNVDAPRLLKKIAGVEFVYFIQKNTVNWKDRTLVIEAHNETFSSRVLVNETCSYSVHPENEEWTCFEQTASLDIKSFFGFESTVEKIAMKQYTANIKRGKEVIEFYLNELISQGITHLPKWTPGLSAGWHPVQACRSGIPCSNQAEQVASQGPCKGETGSHGLVAEPSTPETDKLEADYIERYLGQLTPMQESALIHLRQWLQETHKGKIPKDEHILRFLRARDFNMEKAREMLCQSLSWRKQHQVDYILQNWRPPRVLEEYYAGGWHYHDKDGRPLYILRLGQVDTKGLVKALGEEAILRHVLSINEEGQKRCEESTHLFGRPIWSWTCLVDLEGLNMRHLWRPGVKALLRIIEVVEANYPETLGRLLIVRAPRVFPVLWTLVSPFINENSRQKFLIYSGNNYQGPGGIADYLDKEIIPDFLGGECMCNIPEGGLVSKSLYQSEEDAEMSDHIRLWTETIYQSTCVWKGAPHEIIVEILEEESVITWDFDILRGDVVFSLFHSKRAPDMRQRELAPTAVSTPSSNVQLIDKNWTFGVDYSRVQAPLVCREGESIQGSHVTRWPGIYILQWKMHSSASGSSMARVDDVLASLQGSSHKCKLMYYFEVLASEDFRGSMSSLESCSGFSQLSGVTNSSNKSHSSSLISR